Genomic segment of Canis aureus isolate CA01 chromosome 16, VMU_Caureus_v.1.0, whole genome shotgun sequence:
TCCCTGCTTCCAGGTAGAGTTGCAGTTAGCAAAAAGCACAACTCAGGGACTGCTTTTTGCAGGAAAAGGTCTTCAAAGCTAACTACTATGCTTTCTCTTTATGAgcctttctctttaaaatcctTACCTGCTCATTTTGACCCTGACCTTTagaattctcttaattttttaacgTTTTGATACATTTTGCCAACACAAACAGGTCTGTCTCTTAAAGTGTTCATAATATACCTGGGCTTAGCTaagagtcatttaaaaaattaggaaatttttattttaaagaaataaattttaaatccagCAATatcatttagttttaaaaatggaacttGAGTCCCTCTAGTGGGTAAAGTATAACTCACTTCCTAAGCTTGACATAGAAAGATGACAGTCTTGAAGTATGTagaactagctttttttttttttaaagattttatttatttattcatgagagacacacacagagaggcagagacacaggcagagggagaagcaggctccatgcagggagcctgatgtgggactcaatccctggtctctaggatcacaccctgggctgaaggcggcgctagaccactgagccacctgggctgccctagaactAGCTTTTAAATCCactcttctgggatccctgggtggcgcagcggtttagcgcctgtctttggcccagggcgcgatcctggagacctgggatcgaatcccacatcaggctcccggtgcatggagcctgcttctccctctgcctatgtctctgcctctctctctctctctctgtgtgtgtgtgtgactatcataaaaaataaataaataaataaataaataaataaataaatccactcTTCTCATCACTGCTGGTATCTCCTTTTCAAGCAGAGAGGCAGTGCTCACCTTAGCCATTGGCTGGCTCCTAACATTAGCCAAGATCCGGCAGGCCTCCTTCTCTGCCCATGTGATCTTAATGACCCTGGTCATTCTTCGCATGTAATCTCACAAGCTGTGGCTAACGAGCTGCTTTCCTTCAGGCCTCAGCAAGTATAGACTTAGACTACATACAGATGGTTTTAAATCATGCAGTTCTTATGGAAGAGAACATGGTGCCCCCAGGGTCCTTTAGCTGCCATGAAATAGATAATTATACAGGCATGTGTTGGGAACAACACATAGGTTAAGGACTTTTAGTAATCAAAGGGTGTTATATACTGGAGGCCTGAACATGGCATGGTATGGCGAAGAACCTGGGTTTGGGGTTCACTACTAACTTTGCCAGTTACTAGCGTGTGACCCTGAGCTGGTTATTGGTTATGTATCTTTGTATCTTAGTTTTCccttctataaaatggaagaGATAGTAAATCTATTTGGCAGAGTTGTCTTAAGCATTGAAAATAAACATGCGAAggcctttgtatttttaatagtcTGCATTTGGTAGTAAAAGTCATGGAAATGTTCCCTAGCTGAGTTCATTATAATGCATGAGATTTGATTATTTGGATaactttcccttctttccccatgccttctctttttttcagtcACCACCCAGTAAGCGAAGAAAACTAGAGAAGTCAAGAAAACCTATTACATTTGTAGTGTTGGAGTCTGTGATGAAAGAATTGTCCCTCAAAGCATCATCTCTGGGTTCTGAGACAGTAGAAGGAATAGTAGTTGTAACAGCATGGATTGAAAAAATCCTCACCGATCTGAAGGTACTTGGTTAAGCCCATTGAAGAAGTACTTAcaatatcttttttctcttttatttttttgtttgtttaaaggaGTTCTGAGAGGAGAAAAGTAATTTCCTTTAAAACCGTATTTTTCCTCCAAATAGGTACAGCATAAGCGAGTTCCCtgtggaaaggaagaagttaGCCTTTTTCtgacagcaatagaaaactcCTGGATTcatttaaggagaaagaaaagagaacgaGTGAGACAACTGAGAGAAGTTCCTCGAGCTCCTGAGGATGTCATTCAAGCCTTGGAGGAGAAAAAGTCCACCCCCAAAGAGTCTGGCAGTAGCCAagatttggcccagggcacccagGAGAGTATCTCATGCAGGCCTGCTGTACAGGAAGGCGAGGCTACCACTGTTGAGGGCCAAGGCTCAAGCCAGGATCTGCTTTCCCAAGAAGAAAACCCAGAACCTGTGGAGGATGAAAGGAGTGAGGAAAAGGGAGGGATAGAGGTTTTGGAGAGTTGTAAAGGCTCTAGCAATGGAGCCCAGGACCGAGAGGCTCCTGAGCAATTCAGCAGTCCAGTGTCTGAAAAGCGGAGCCATCTCCAAGGAGTGGCTGGACATTACCTATTCAAGTGTTTGATAAACGTAAAGAAGGAGGTGGATGATGCTTTAGTTGAAATGCATTGGGTTGAGGGCCAGAACAGGGATTTAATGAACCAGCTTTGTACCTATATACGTAACCAAATTTTCAGGCTTGTTGCTAGTTAACTTCTTGCACAGTTGGAAAGGTTTTTGTAAAGCAGCTTGCTTCGGGGTGACAAGATGCATTCCACCATAGGCCCATTGATATTATGTgcagttatctttaaaaaataaataaatcaaaaaaaaaaataaaaaataaaaaataaataaatctattttaaaatctctccACCCCCCTTTTTAAAGTTATTGGGCATATGGTAGTTCATGAGGAAAAATTGTTACCAGCATCAACAGAAAGCTGTCAGGAGGGATTTAAACCTGACTTAAGCTGATCACCTTAGCTTTAGGCTAAGGCCAAAAGATTGTTTTTGGAGTCTGGTCTTGGTCTGAACTACCGAGCATCCTGTTCTGTCATTTATAGTCGTTTCTTGAGGACGGGTGGCTTTCTCATTCTCTAAATGGAGGCAGTACACCAGACAGATAGGCCCTGTGCCCAGGGTATACCTCTGCATCAGTCCTGAGGAAGGAACTGGCCTAATGATAGGTGGTGAGAGAGTCAGGGAGAAAGCTTAGTAATGCCAGGAAGAAGGACTGAACTGGGAGGGCCCTGGAAACGTCACATTCCTGACTCACGTCTGTTTTGATGCTGCTTATTTCAGAAATGGAATTAGGTAAGCAAAACTCCCATACGTGACCGAGACACAACAGAATGAAGCCATACCCCTTCTTCCAACCTGTTTGAAAGTACTGTTTTGTAGCAGTTTTCctgatgtatgattttttttttgacgtTTGAAGTggagctttgttttatttttaatataagcataTTCACAATTGAAATCTGTCAGTTCTGTTTGAATCCTGGGATTCGGGGGAATATTTTCGTAGCTTTGAAGGGGTAAGTGACTAATGATAGAACTAAGAAATGGAACGAGATAGATATGAGCAGTAGGTTGCTTAAGAACGTCTCATCTATTGACAGAGAATTTGTAGCTGATCAAATACCACTTTTTGTGGGCTTCCTTGGAATCCCTTTGGTGCTTAGGTTGTTTGCACTAGAGGATTCTGAAGCCAGGGTGATCATGCTCTTCAAGCCTGTTTCTCAGTGGAATGCTGCAGGGCTCGGTAGGAATGGCTCTGGAAAAGGAGTCTCTTCTTCCTGGAGTCTCAGTTACCCTCTGCTGTGCGTAACTTTCACACCTTGATTTTACACTAGTCATCTAAGGCTCTATCTAGGCTGAAGTCTCTGAGTACGGTACCAGAGCCCTTTCCTAACTGCAGAGAAGACTGGGGCTGAGCAGTTAAGCTATACTTTTGAAAGGTGGCTGTTGGTTAGGGCAGGCAACTGAACTTGGCATATTACAGCAGCACCAAGATGTGTCCCTTAGCAGAGATGAGAGAACTGAAAATAGGACTATATTGTACTTCCTTCTGTTGGCGGAGACAGAGCTGCAGAAGAGAACATGTTAGCTAGCGTTATTCACCTGGTCTGAGGACCTGTAGAGAATCCAGAAACCTCCTGGAGTATTTCTGAAAGCTGTGAACACCgccctccctcacccctctggAGAGAAGAATCTCTGACAGGATGAGGAAACCAATACACAGGGTCACACAGAGTAGCATATGCTCATTAAAGATTTGGAAAATGAGGGTAGAAAACAGCAACAGAATCACTCCTCATCACAGTTTTCCCAATTATGACCATTATTGGGATTTTAATGTTTCCTTCTAGTCTCTTTCTGTAGATGGAGTGTGTAAGGATGTGAGCTTAACTTGGGTTGTACTCATActgtgtatttaattttatattacacTTCTCTTCATTTATCATCTTGTATTTGTCTGTTAGAACAATAGGATATTTACATACACTCCTTACCTGTTCAAAATGCATTTCAGACACAGTATTACATTCATTTAAGTCTGGTGCTGAGGGCTGCCCACAAAGTGCTGTGTGATGGGAGGCATGGAAGATGTGTCTTGCATCTCTATGTGCTTTGGTGCTCTGGATTTAAGGAGTGTCCTGGGGGAGGTTTTATAGGTGGTTGAGCTCATGCTCTTACCACCCTGATGAGGGAAGCTTCCTGCTAGAGCTGTGGGTGCCTTCTTTGTTTGCCCTTGGaggtcttcattttcttctcggagaagaacagttttattttctaaagagaggacactgaaaacatttttttaaaagacattaaacttttaattttaattacgcatatattttataattgtgtGATGTGTGATAGCATACACTTTTGGTATGAATGGcaagaggaatttttttctttaaagaaataggtTATTGACCAGTGTATCATATGATTGAGTGATGCTTGCCTTAAGTGCCTCTCGAGGTCAAGTTCATGTTGATGGATTTTATGGACCTAAGCCCTTGTGGTATTATCTTAAATTCTATTCAGATCCCTGGCATTGGCTTCTGATCTCTTGGTAACTAAAGTAGAGACAGAAGCTGAACTTGTTTTCCAGGGGGAATCAGAGCTGCTTTTGTTCTTTGGAATCTGCTTTGCTTCCAGCAGTGTGGTTCCTTCACCCCACATCCTTGCCCTGCTCTTCACATGCCAGAGCTCTGCTGCATGTCCTAGAAAGGTTGGTGTCGCCGTGGTGGAGTTTCAGCTCATCTAAAGGGTTCATGttgattacttaaaattttagtatatatttttttgaaatatgaaacCTCTCTTCTCTTGATGGAAACGATGTAAGTACACCAACTTCTAAGCCCTGACAAGTAATAAAACTGCAAGATGTGGGAAAGATGCAAAAGCCTGTGGAAAGTCCGAGGCCTCTTAGAAGGGAGTAAGTAGCCCTTCATCTTACCTAAACCTCAGCATTTTCCTCTCTGGCCACATGGGGGCATCTTTGGCCTTTGATCGAGCATCTTAACTACTGCAGGAATGGATAAAATGTGTCCTTGGTATTTTCTTGAAATATCCATTTGATACCTAGATAATAATTTTTATGCAAACAAGTACAttttcatgtaaataaaaatctgaaaaataaaagaatgaggggaaaaaaccacctcatgatcttttttttctgattataatatttcaactttttatgtttctttatggTCCCAGTtgacagtattttcttttattttcatgtatccTGCTACTCTAGAATATGTCCAGGTTGAGTCAGTTCTTTGGATTAACTTTTTATTGGTATCTAGCTAATGGGGGTATTGGAGGGAGTAATTAGTTATCTTAAACACTAATTTCTCAGAAGTCTTGGTTCCAGGAAGAGTTAATatagagagttttaaaaaacctttcgctgttcttttgtcttttaattcttgttttggttttatcTGGCTGGCTGACTAGCATATGTGTTGTTTCCATCAGAAGTTGGCACACTTGGCTCTCTGTTGTGTACATTATATAGGTTAGCTAGACCTTGTTTCCCACAAAGGATGTTTCTCTGTAgaacatatatataaatctgGGGCCTGTGAGCTTTCAAGGAAAAGTTCCATCTACCCTTATTGTTATGGTACAGAATCAGAGGTGATGGGTGGCCACCCAACAGATTGCACATTAGGAGGAAAAAGGTCCTGTCTGGAAAACTAAGAAGCCCCCTTGGAGAAGGAAGTCTCAAAGGTGCAGCAGGTTTACAGCCATCCAGGAGGTGCCCTCAGAAAAGGGACGTGACCACATCTCGTTTAGAGAAGTTGGCGCCCAGGAGGTTTGGTTTGCTGAATGTGCACTAACCCCCAGTAAGACACAGAAGAGTTTTACTACTGTGAGCGAATTGGCTTTTGCCTCCTGGAGCAAAGTGTTGGTTGTATTGAACCTTTCTAAATACTCCCAGGTACAAAGTCTTGGTGCTAGTGCTAGCGTGGTCTTAAAAGCCCCATGGGGGGCTTACCCATTAGCAGCAGAGCCTCGCACACATACCAGAGAGTTCCCTCTCTGTTCTGTGAAGACATTTAGATCCTCTGCTGTGACTTACCCAAATGACTAAaacagcagtttatttttttaattactggttGAAACAGCTAATGCTCCCTTTTGGAACAGCTAATGCTGCCTTTTGGAACAGCTAATGCTGCCTTTCGGAGGCTGTGCTTTACTGCAGGGGACTGTGTTGTGACTGAGTGAAGGCCTTGCACATCTGAGTGCCCTTTGAGGTGTGGCCTATCTGCCTCTCGTCCAGGCAAAAACGTTAGGGACTCTAGACTTTTCCTAGAGAAGTGGTGGGTCTCAGGCGCTCATGGTAAGCCAGGAAACTGAGATAAGGAGGAGTGGACCAGAAACTGCAGCTGGACTTGGTAGAATTGGCTTGTGTGTGATGGGCCTAAGAGGGCAAAGGAAATTTAATCCCAGATGCTTCTCCAACCACCCTAAGGgaatgaaaagcagaaaagagaCTTTGTAGTCATCGGACCTGGCTGTGTGTTCCAGTTGCACTTGCAGAGTAAGTCAGTTTCACTAAGCCTTGGCTTCCTCATTTGACAGACGGAGGATTCTTGCCTTGCAGAGTAGTAGCAGCAATTAAGTGAGAGAAGTACTAAAACACCTGGAGGGGTGCGTAAGCAGAGTGGTTTTCTCAACTTGCTcatctctttgtatttttctttgagtttGCCATATCTGGTCAGAACATCTTCTACCAATATTCATGTCAAAAGGCCAAGACCTCAAGTGTATCACTGCAGGTGTAGAGTACCACTTTTTGACCAAGAATAAAACCTGCGCTTTCCTGTGCTGGAGTGACAAATAAGGAACCAAATTGATTAGCTGTCTTCTATATCAGTTGTCTCATTTAGTAACCCAGCACAGTGGTGTTGTGTGTCCCTCTgtgatagctttaaaaaatggaaattcggAGAGCTTAGGTGACTTGCCCTAAGGTCATTCATAGAGCTAAGTCACAGAGATCAGGTTTGAACTCAGGTCCAGAAATCTGAGACGGAGATCTTGTACTGAATCTCAAGATTTGTTACAGATgctacattttaaatgaaaatggactTTTAGACTCACTTG
This window contains:
- the METTL16 gene encoding RNA N(6)-adenosine-methyltransferase METTL16 isoform X2, producing the protein MCFNYAKKNVEQNNLSDLIKVVKVPQKTLLMDALKEESEIIYDFCMCNPPFFANQLEAKGVNSRNPRRPPPSSVNTGGITEIMAEGGELEFVKRIIHDSLQLKKRLRWYSCMLGKKCSLAPLKEELRIQGVPKVTYTEFCQGRTMRWALAWSFYDDVTVPSPPSKRRKLEKSRKPITFVVLESVMKELSLKASSLGSETVEGIVVVTAWIEKILTDLKVQHKRVPCGKEEVSLFLTAIENSWIHLRRKKRERVRQLREVPRAPEDVIQALEEKKSTPKESGSSQDLAQGTQESISCRPAVQEGEATTVEGQGSSQDLLSQEENPEPVEDERSEEKGGIEVLESCKGSSNGAQDREAPEQFSSPVSEKRSHLQGVAGHYLFKCLINVKKEVDDALVEMHWVEGQNRDLMNQLCTYIRNQIFRLVAS